A region of Polyangium spumosum DNA encodes the following proteins:
- a CDS encoding phage baseplate assembly protein, protein MALRDGQSELDTAVLRVEGLSFEVKTWDKCTIREDFISPTAAFDFTLSTNDPTLYNQIFVAGAKIEIAINDRLQSTGYIERVRKSHSRASGTTYQISGRDILGPVVSASIDPKIKITSNQTVADFLYAILGQFGIDTIYVGDDKNYNIVTGYPKGRGKAQTQTFTVKEATSRVVSSDGKSAEVQFKTATVTQVISRNRPDLKNLPLDQLKPRIGEGAYQLIDRLLSRLGLRMWAAADGSGVIVDAPDFTTPAIHKVIRQFDGAANNVLDGESNINVEIQPSCIVAVGHSSGADLAKTKLKCIAVNELVAVNTAGQPVKSAANIIARYPGVTVLPIRQELVPKEDRIVSVFTQKPMFIKDDESKTIDQLAAFARRQLAMKQKEYLVATYTVMGHTYAGYPWAVNTLVDVDDDYLGIHEPLWCVERTFIKSRSEGTLTQLKLIKPHTLQLGV, encoded by the coding sequence TTGGCTCTGCGTGACGGTCAATCCGAACTGGACACCGCTGTCCTCCGGGTCGAAGGTCTCTCGTTCGAGGTCAAGACGTGGGACAAATGCACGATCCGGGAGGATTTCATCTCCCCGACGGCCGCGTTCGATTTCACGCTCTCGACCAACGACCCCACGCTCTACAACCAGATCTTTGTGGCCGGGGCCAAGATCGAGATCGCCATCAACGACCGCCTCCAGTCGACGGGGTACATCGAGCGCGTCCGCAAGTCTCACAGCCGTGCGAGCGGCACGACGTACCAGATCAGCGGGCGCGACATCCTCGGGCCCGTCGTCTCGGCGAGCATCGACCCCAAGATCAAGATCACGTCCAATCAGACCGTCGCCGATTTCCTCTACGCCATCCTCGGGCAGTTCGGCATCGACACGATCTACGTAGGCGACGACAAGAACTACAACATCGTCACCGGATACCCCAAGGGGCGGGGGAAGGCGCAGACGCAGACGTTCACCGTCAAGGAGGCGACGAGCCGCGTCGTCTCCTCGGACGGGAAGAGCGCGGAGGTCCAATTCAAGACCGCGACCGTGACGCAGGTGATCTCGCGGAACCGGCCGGACCTCAAGAATCTCCCGCTCGACCAGCTCAAGCCCAGGATCGGCGAGGGAGCCTATCAGCTCATCGACCGCCTCCTCTCCCGCCTCGGGCTTCGCATGTGGGCGGCGGCCGACGGGAGCGGCGTCATCGTCGACGCCCCGGATTTCACGACGCCCGCGATCCACAAGGTCATCCGGCAGTTCGACGGGGCGGCGAACAACGTCCTCGATGGCGAGTCGAACATTAACGTCGAGATTCAACCCTCGTGCATCGTCGCGGTGGGGCATTCGAGCGGAGCCGACCTCGCGAAGACGAAGCTCAAGTGCATCGCGGTGAACGAACTCGTCGCCGTGAACACGGCGGGGCAGCCGGTGAAATCTGCTGCGAACATCATCGCGAGATACCCCGGCGTGACGGTGTTGCCGATCCGGCAAGAGCTTGTGCCGAAGGAGGACCGCATCGTTTCGGTGTTCACGCAAAAACCGATGTTCATCAAGGACGACGAGTCCAAGACCATCGACCAGCTCGCTGCCTTTGCGCGTCGCCAGCTCGCGATGAAGCAGAAGGAATACCTCGTCGCGACGTATACGGTCATGGGACACACGTACGCCGGATATCCCTGGGCTGTGAATACCCTCGTGGACGTCGATGACGACTACCTGGGGATCCACGAGCCTCTCTGGTGTGTCGAGCGGACGTTCATCAAGTCGCGCAGCGAGGGGACGCTGACGCAGCTCAAGCTCATCAAACCGCACACGCTACAGCTCGGGGTGTGA
- a CDS encoding DNA circularization N-terminal domain-containing protein, which translates to MSDILSTLQEASWRDIPFPIANISESGTQDAPLHKRADRDGAFVEGTGRAPFVYKVTGVFVASTIARGKNETWDDLFPATFLRVRDAWMDRTTGTLNHPLYGPVRCKPASWDVSLNPDNRGGVFVDLSFIETNDDAETPAFTPSERSFAKSTAADLDAQLGTLNPPPSVFAPQDGEQSFSELVDSLTAVVDSTTLQGQRAIAKIDSGIGKLQRLANSIDRAASVVVTDATTGTTTNLGPLGAGAARIWQNCQNLAVALREIRSKILTSSNKDVSTFITERPTMLVGLSIQLKTTVAELLELNPTLPRARPVIPAYTLVKYYPRS; encoded by the coding sequence ATGAGCGATATCCTCTCGACCCTCCAAGAGGCTTCCTGGAGGGACATCCCGTTCCCCATCGCGAACATCTCCGAGAGCGGCACGCAGGATGCTCCGCTCCACAAGCGAGCGGACCGAGACGGGGCGTTCGTCGAAGGTACTGGGCGCGCTCCGTTCGTGTACAAGGTCACGGGCGTTTTCGTCGCCTCCACGATTGCGAGAGGTAAAAACGAGACGTGGGACGACCTGTTCCCCGCGACGTTCTTGAGGGTCCGCGATGCATGGATGGACCGGACAACGGGGACGTTGAACCACCCGCTCTACGGGCCCGTCCGCTGCAAGCCCGCCTCGTGGGACGTCTCGCTCAACCCCGACAACCGGGGCGGCGTTTTCGTCGACCTATCGTTCATCGAGACGAACGACGACGCGGAGACGCCAGCGTTCACGCCGTCGGAGAGGTCGTTCGCGAAGTCCACGGCCGCTGATCTCGACGCGCAGCTCGGGACGCTGAATCCTCCACCGTCTGTCTTTGCGCCCCAGGACGGGGAGCAGAGCTTCTCCGAACTCGTCGACAGCCTCACGGCCGTCGTCGACTCCACGACCCTCCAAGGGCAGCGGGCCATCGCGAAGATCGACAGCGGGATCGGGAAGCTCCAACGGCTCGCGAACAGCATCGACAGAGCGGCGAGCGTCGTCGTGACGGACGCGACGACGGGGACGACGACGAACCTCGGGCCGCTCGGGGCTGGGGCCGCCCGCATCTGGCAGAACTGCCAGAACCTCGCCGTGGCTCTACGGGAGATCCGCTCGAAGATCCTCACGTCCTCGAACAAGGACGTCTCCACGTTCATTACCGAGCGGCCGACGATGCTCGTGGGGCTCTCCATTCAGCTCAAGACCACGGTGGCGGAGCTGCTGGAGCTGAACCCCACGCTCCCTCGCGCCCGTCCCGTGATTCCCGCCTACACCCTCGTCAAGTATTACCCGAGGTCGTGA
- a CDS encoding HK97 gp10 family phage protein, with protein MIQVDAKDAIADLDRIIGGLDDAVADGLEDLAKLGAMEAKRLVPKKSGALQKSIDVERAGPKVSLVAGAEYAHWVEHGRGPVVAKGKALRFVVNGETIFRKRVGPAAARPFMAPAGEFMEKATSVVVRALNRLVR; from the coding sequence ATGATTCAGGTGGACGCCAAGGACGCCATCGCCGACCTCGATCGCATCATCGGCGGGCTCGACGATGCGGTGGCCGACGGCCTGGAGGACCTCGCCAAGCTTGGCGCGATGGAGGCCAAAAGGCTCGTCCCGAAGAAGAGCGGCGCCCTCCAGAAGAGCATCGACGTTGAGCGAGCAGGGCCGAAAGTCTCCCTCGTGGCCGGCGCAGAGTACGCCCACTGGGTCGAGCACGGCCGTGGCCCCGTCGTGGCCAAGGGCAAAGCCCTGCGATTCGTCGTCAACGGCGAGACCATCTTCCGCAAGCGTGTCGGTCCCGCGGCAGCACGACCGTTCATGGCACCTGCTGGGGAGTTCATGGAGAAGGCCACGAGCGTCGTGGTTCGAGCCCTGAACAGGCTCGTCCGCTAA